The following are encoded together in the Bacilli bacterium genome:
- a CDS encoding AraC family transcriptional regulator — protein sequence MPGKPSYRVATNPQANEANRLGLNVLFAGESQTKPLHKLGPKVYEYYLLHYIIAGGGEFSTEQSAYTLQAGDSFLIEPGKLVSYRSDKTNPWRYCWVAFHGEQADELVQKAGITHPPVIRGGPAKIASLIRAIITAFRTRGRLADMKACGHLCLIAAALGEAQTALDPDARMMDIQQIVKQAVDYLTTQFAQNISIEQMAESLGYNRGYLSRMFKKATGESPSHYLLKFRLEQSRRLLRERNELNIGQIAASVGFQDALYFSKQFKRFYGESPAAYRKAVQGGKTWTASRRKKPRSR from the coding sequence ATGCCTGGCAAACCATCGTATCGGGTCGCCACAAATCCGCAGGCAAACGAAGCAAACAGGCTGGGGTTAAACGTGCTGTTTGCCGGAGAAAGCCAAACAAAGCCGCTGCATAAACTTGGTCCAAAAGTGTACGAGTATTACTTGCTGCACTATATTATCGCCGGCGGCGGCGAGTTTTCCACGGAACAATCGGCCTATACGCTGCAAGCCGGCGACAGTTTTTTGATCGAACCCGGAAAGCTGGTAAGCTATCGCTCCGACAAAACGAATCCGTGGCGGTATTGCTGGGTTGCTTTTCATGGCGAGCAAGCGGATGAATTGGTCCAAAAGGCGGGCATCACGCATCCCCCCGTCATACGCGGCGGACCTGCGAAGATCGCTTCGCTGATCCGCGCTATTATCACCGCGTTTCGAACGCGCGGCAGGCTGGCGGATATGAAGGCTTGCGGTCATTTGTGCCTGATTGCGGCGGCGTTAGGCGAAGCGCAAACCGCTCTTGATCCGGATGCGCGTATGATGGACATCCAGCAAATCGTAAAGCAAGCGGTAGATTACTTAACTACGCAATTCGCGCAAAATATTTCCATCGAACAGATGGCGGAAAGTCTTGGTTATAACAGAGGCTATCTTTCCCGCATGTTTAAAAAAGCGACCGGGGAATCTCCTTCCCATTACTTGCTGAAATTCCGCCTGGAGCAATCCCGCAGACTGCTGCGCGAGCGCAACGAGTTGAACATCGGGCAGATCGCCGCTTCTGTCGGTTTTCAGGATGCGCTGTACTTTTCCAAACAATTCAAGCGGTTTTACGGCGAGTCGCCGGCCGCTTACCGCAAAGCCGTCCAGGGAGGAAAAACATGGACCGCATCTCGCCGAAAGAAACCACGTTCGCGTTAA
- a CDS encoding RCC1 domain-containing protein translates to MDRISPKETTFALKLKQWPKHAIAAGCRHTVGLKADGTVVAVGNNRYGQCDVSGWRNIVAIAAGNVHMAT, encoded by the coding sequence ATGGACCGCATCTCGCCGAAAGAAACCACGTTCGCGTTAAAGTTAAAACAGTGGCCCAAACATGCCATAGCTGCGGGCTGCCGCCATACCGTCGGCCTTAAAGCGGACGGCACGGTGGTGGCTGTGGGTAACAATCGGTATGGCCAATGCGATGTTAGCGGCTGGCGCAATATTGTGGCGATCGCGGCGGGAAATGTTCATATGGCGACGAA
- a CDS encoding galactokinase, translated as MEAHLSGLKKKFCEIYGDSAQSIRFFYAPGRVNLIGEHIDYNGGYVLPAALTAGTTCLIRPRADGKFGFFSTGFSEHGVLASEELIYRAEDDWMNYPKGVIATFREQGYAINSGYDMLFSGNIPNGAGLSSSASIEVACAFALAAMEKHGLNRTDLALLAQRTENRFVGVNCGIMDQFAVANGKKDHAVLLKCDKLEFSHIPVPLGEYKLVVANTNKRRGLVDSKYNERRSECETAFAVLRNAYPHIACLAELTPEQLDASAHLLPSESVKKRAKHVVEENNRVLTSVKLLEQGNLPEFGKLLNASHVSLRDLFEVSCRELDVMVEEALRISGVLGSRMTGAGFGGCTVSVVHRDAVEQFAAEVGAKYKERTGLAASFYDFGIGDGVKELELA; from the coding sequence ATGGAAGCACATTTGTCCGGTCTTAAAAAGAAATTTTGCGAAATTTATGGTGATTCGGCTCAATCCATCCGGTTTTTTTACGCGCCGGGCAGGGTGAATCTGATCGGGGAACATATCGATTATAATGGCGGGTATGTTTTGCCTGCGGCGCTGACCGCCGGAACAACGTGCCTGATTCGCCCCCGTGCGGACGGCAAATTCGGATTTTTCTCCACCGGTTTTTCCGAGCATGGCGTTTTGGCGAGTGAAGAGTTGATTTACCGCGCCGAAGACGATTGGATGAATTATCCGAAAGGCGTCATCGCCACATTTCGCGAACAGGGCTACGCAATCAACAGCGGATATGACATGCTGTTCTCCGGCAATATTCCGAACGGCGCGGGGCTGTCGTCGTCGGCATCGATCGAGGTTGCGTGCGCTTTTGCGCTTGCCGCCATGGAGAAACATGGGCTCAATCGGACGGATTTGGCGCTCCTGGCCCAACGTACGGAAAACCGTTTTGTCGGGGTTAACTGCGGAATTATGGACCAATTTGCCGTTGCCAACGGAAAAAAAGATCATGCCGTTTTGCTTAAGTGCGACAAACTGGAGTTCAGCCATATTCCCGTTCCGCTGGGCGAATACAAGCTGGTTGTGGCCAACACGAACAAGCGCAGAGGGCTGGTCGACTCCAAATATAACGAGCGCCGCAGCGAATGCGAGACGGCATTTGCGGTTTTGCGCAACGCGTACCCGCACATCGCTTGCCTTGCCGAGCTAACCCCGGAGCAGCTGGACGCATCCGCGCATTTATTGCCGAGTGAATCGGTGAAAAAACGCGCCAAACACGTTGTGGAAGAAAACAATCGCGTGCTGACAAGCGTCAAACTGCTCGAACAGGGGAATTTGCCCGAATTCGGAAAATTGCTGAACGCGTCGCATGTGTCGCTGCGCGATTTATTTGAAGTTAGCTGCCGCGAGCTTGACGTCATGGTGGAAGAGGCGTTGCGGATCTCCGGGGTTCTCGGTTCGCGCATGACCGGAGCGGGCTTTGGCGGCTGCACGGTTTCCGTTGTGCATCGCGATGCGGTGGAGCAATTTGCCGCGGAAGTGGGCGCAAAATACAAGGAACGCACTGGGCTTGCAGCAAGCTTCTACGATTTTGGCATTGGCGACGGCGTGAAGGAGCTGGAGCTTGCATGA
- a CDS encoding UDP-glucose--hexose-1-phosphate uridylyltransferase, producing MSANTDAAITGLVNFALRQGLAEQEDRDFCRNALYALLQLPPPVEEADDLFAGERAPHAMLQLLIADAEKRGLLPFPGVTGQDLLNAKMMGALLPRPSETIRTFWNIAEKSGIAAATSWFYQFCIDANYIRMDRIGRNIAWEHESAYGKLKITINLSKPEKDPAEIARLAKEKPASAYPKCLLCRQNEGYAGNAHHPARQNLRLIPLQLQGETWYFQFSPYVYYHEHSIVLSARHEPMRLTQTSFRRLLEFVEQFPHYFIGSNADLPIVGGSILTHDHYQAGRHHFPMDVAPVEERFIHPAFPGATLGILRWPMSVVRIAANDKEKACALAYHLLSCWRKYDDPAAQIAHQTVMNGEQIPHNTATPIVRKNESGKFEFDLVLRNNRCNGEHPEGIFHPHRHLHHIKKENIGLIEVMGLAVLPGRLQRELKAIAEILQAPEKWTGSIPDDDPLAKHAEWIDELLAAQTGPLSADQAMAVLKASVGEKFAAVLADAGVFKRTKTGKQAFMRFLESAGCQTVQASRES from the coding sequence ATGAGCGCAAACACAGACGCGGCAATCACGGGCTTGGTGAACTTTGCGCTTAGGCAAGGGCTTGCGGAACAGGAAGACAGGGATTTTTGCCGGAACGCTTTATACGCGCTTCTGCAATTGCCTCCCCCTGTTGAAGAAGCGGATGATTTGTTTGCCGGCGAGCGCGCGCCGCACGCCATGTTGCAGTTGCTAATCGCCGATGCGGAAAAGCGCGGTTTGCTGCCGTTTCCGGGGGTAACCGGACAAGATTTGCTCAACGCGAAAATGATGGGAGCGCTTCTGCCGCGTCCTTCGGAAACGATCCGTACATTTTGGAATATTGCCGAAAAAAGCGGGATCGCGGCGGCAACATCCTGGTTTTATCAATTTTGCATCGACGCCAATTATATCCGCATGGATCGTATCGGCCGCAATATCGCCTGGGAACATGAATCCGCGTACGGCAAGCTGAAAATCACGATCAATCTGTCCAAACCGGAAAAAGATCCGGCGGAAATTGCCCGGTTGGCCAAGGAAAAACCGGCTTCGGCGTATCCCAAATGCTTGTTGTGCCGGCAAAACGAAGGCTATGCCGGCAACGCGCATCATCCGGCGCGGCAAAATCTGCGTCTGATTCCGCTTCAATTGCAGGGTGAAACATGGTATTTTCAATTTTCGCCGTATGTGTATTATCACGAGCACAGCATCGTGCTTTCCGCACGCCATGAACCGATGCGGTTGACGCAAACATCGTTTCGCCGTCTGCTGGAATTCGTCGAACAATTTCCGCATTATTTCATCGGTTCCAATGCGGATTTGCCAATCGTTGGCGGCTCCATTTTGACGCACGACCATTATCAGGCGGGAAGACACCATTTTCCGATGGACGTAGCGCCGGTGGAGGAGCGATTCATCCATCCCGCGTTTCCCGGCGCGACTTTGGGCATTTTGCGTTGGCCGATGTCGGTTGTGCGAATTGCCGCAAACGATAAAGAAAAAGCGTGCGCTTTGGCGTATCATTTGCTTTCCTGTTGGCGTAAATATGATGATCCGGCGGCGCAAATCGCTCATCAGACAGTCATGAACGGCGAACAGATTCCGCATAACACGGCGACGCCGATCGTCCGCAAAAACGAAAGCGGGAAATTCGAGTTCGATCTGGTGCTTAGAAACAACCGCTGCAACGGCGAACATCCGGAAGGCATTTTCCATCCGCACCGCCATTTGCATCATATCAAGAAAGAAAATATCGGATTGATCGAAGTGATGGGCCTCGCGGTTTTGCCGGGCAGATTGCAGCGGGAGCTGAAAGCGATCGCCGAAATTTTGCAAGCGCCGGAAAAGTGGACGGGCTCTATCCCCGATGATGATCCGTTGGCCAAGCATGCGGAATGGATTGACGAATTGCTGGCCGCACAAACCGGTCCTTTATCCGCGGATCAGGCTATGGCTGTGTTAAAGGCAAGTGTCGGCGAAAAATTCGCCGCCGTATTGGCCGACGCCGGAGTGTTCAAACGGACAAAAACGGGCAAGCAGGCGTTCATGCGCTTTTTGGAATCGGCCGGTTGCCAAACTGTCCAAGCCTCAAGAGAAAGTTAA